A window from Carassius gibelio isolate Cgi1373 ecotype wild population from Czech Republic chromosome B3, carGib1.2-hapl.c, whole genome shotgun sequence encodes these proteins:
- the LOC127952144 gene encoding NACHT, LRR and PYD domains-containing protein 12 isoform X10, with protein sequence MENSESSERSSSADPSCVSLKSDRRRGLRSDLSDAPVTSDPRIFRMRTRKRKRSSSPDPSCVSLKSDRSTQAFRDRSISRGAASVFCLNNTSVTASLNKHIQPVNEELQRVKEQHKTSMKNKYERLCEGLNSIYTQLYITEGEREGVNEEHEVLQMEKTARTQHSQDTRIDCNDIFKASAEAGSEEKEQIKTVLTKGIAGIGKTVSVQKFILDWAEGKANQDVDFMFVLPFRELNLIRDHQYSLHRLLLDFHPELQDLDSQIYEECKVVFIFDGLDESRITLMFSDAQKVCDVTETSSVAVLMSKLMKGELLPSALIWITSRPAAANQIPSKYIHRLTEIQGFTEPQKEEYFRKRISDEHQASRIISHIRRARSLHIMCHIPVFCWISSTVLQKLLEEDLSAEIPQTLTEMYIHFLLIQINMRKQKYEERDPEKLLPSNREVIVKLAEVAFKQLMKGNVMFYEEDLIESGIDVTDASVYSEIFKEEPVIHQRKVYSFIHLSFQEFLAALYVIDCYLIKSMEPLQFFLHEFRSYRFNVSLYNLLRSAVNKALKSKNGRLDLFLRFLLGVSLESNQRLLQDLLTHTQNSSRSIRETTRDIKEMIKDAHDSYRLSAAQSINLFLCLLEVKDQTLFREIQEFVKSDKHTMKKLSPPRCSIIAYMIQMSEKPLDELNPMRYNTSAEGRRRLIPAVINCRKALLSGCGLSDQHCEIVSSALQSSNSVLRELDLSNNDLQDSGVKFISDGLKSPNCQLQILRLSSCMVSEEGCSYLSSALSSNPSHLRELDLSYNHPGPSGVQLLKHKLEDPDYKLQILNLAHGGEIRMRAGPRKWACDLTLDPNTANTRLVLSDENRRITHEYEHQQYPDHPERFDDVPQVLCVETLTGRCYWETEWSGDNADISVSYKGISRKGVREGCMFGWNDKSWSLDCSDDRFTVWHDKNSTEIPADASSSKRVGVYVDVSAGSLSFYSVSDTHTLTHLHTLNTTFTEPLCAGFTVYYESSVSLCDIKQ encoded by the exons ATGGAGAACAGCGAGAGCAGTGAGAGATCTTCATCTGCTGATcccagctgtgtgtctctgaagagtgacAGACGCAGAGGTCTTCGTTCTGACCTCAGCGATGCTCCAGTGACTTCTGACCCCAG gATCTTCAGGATGAGgacgaggaagaggaagagatctTCATCTCCGGATcccagctgtgtgtctctgaagagtgacAGATCCACGCA AGCATTTCGAGATAGAAGCATCTCTCGAGGAGCCGCCTCTGTCTTCTGTCTGAACAACACGAGCGTCACAGCGTCCCTGAATAAACATATCCAACCAGTGAATGAGGAACTACAGAGAGTCAAAgagcagcacaaaaccagcatgaagaacaagtatgagagaTTGTGTGAGGGACTGAACAGcatctacacacagctctacatcacagagggagagagagaaggagtgaatgaagaacatgaggttttacagatggagaaaacagccagaacacaacactcacaagacACTCGAATCgactgcaatgacatctttaaagcctccgctgaagcaggatctgaggagaaagagcagatcaagactgttcttactaaaggcatcgctggaatcggaaaaaccgtctctgtgcagaagttcattctggactgggccgagggaaaagccaatcaggatgtagatttcatgtttgtgcttccatttcgagagctgaacttgatccgagatcatcagtacagtcttcacagacttctgctggactttcatcctgaacttcaagatctggactcacagatttatgaggagtgtaaagttgtgttcatctttgatggtctggatgaaagcagaatcacactgatgttttcagacgctcagaaagtttgtgatgtgactgagacttcatcagtggctgtgttgatgtcaaagctgatgaaaggagagctgcttccctctgctctcatctggatcacctccagaccagcagcagccaatcagatcccctccaaatacatccaccgtctgacagagattcagggattcactgagcctcagaaggaggaatatttcaggaagagaatcagtgatgagcatcaagccagcagaatcatctcacacatcagaagagcaagaagcctccacatcatgtgccacatccccgtcttctgctggatctcatccactgtgcttcagaagctcctggaagaagatctgagtgcagaaatccctcaaactctgactgaaatgtacatccacttcctgctgattcagatcaacatgaggaagcagaagtatgaagagagagatccagagaaactcctgccgtccaacagagaagtgattgtgaaacttgctgaagtggctttcaaacagctgatgaagggcaatgtgatgttctatgaggaggacctgattgagagcgGCATAGACGTCACTGACGCCTCGGTGTATTCtgagatctttaaggaggaacctgtgattcatcagaggaaagtttacagcttcattcatctgagCTTTCAGGAGTTTCTCGCTGCTCTCTATGTAATTGACTGCTATTTAATTAAGAGCATGGAGCCACTGCAGTTTTTTCTGCATGAATTCAGATCTTACAGATTTAATGTCTCTCTGTATAATCTCCTGAGATCAGCAGTGAATAAAGCTCTCAAGAGTAAGAATGGACGTCTGGATCTGTTCCTGCGGTTCCTGCTGGgcgtctcactggagtccaatcagagactcttacaggatctactgacacacacacagaacagctcAAGGAGCATCAGAGAAACCACACGGGACATTAAAGAGATGATCAAAGATGCACATGATAGTTATCGTCTCTCAGCTGCtcaatccatcaatctgttcctctgtctgctggaagtgaaagACCAGACTCTGTTcagagagattcaggagtttgtgaaatcagacaaacacACAATGAAGAAACTCTCTCCTCCTCGCTGCTCAATAATCGCTTACATGATTCAGATGTCAGAGAAGCCTCTGGATGAACTGAACCCAATGAGATACAACACATCAGCTGAGGGGAGAAGAAGACTGATACCAGCTGTGATCAACTGCAGAAAAGCTCT ACTTTCTGGCTGTGGTCTCTCAGATCAGCATTGTGAAATTGtgtcttcagctctacaatcctcaaacagtgtcctgagagagctggatctgagtaacaatgacctgcaggactctggtgtaaagtttatttctgatggactgaagagtccaaactgtcagctgcagatactgag GTTGTCAAGCTGCATGGTGTCAGAGGAAGGCTGTAGTtatttgtcttcagctctgagttcaaacccctcacacctgagagagctggatctgagctacaatcacccgGGACCATCAGGAGTCCAGCTGCTCAAACACAAACTGGAGGATCCAGACTATAAACTACAGATACTCAA ttTAGCTCATGGAGGAGAGATCAGGATGAGAGCAGGACCACGAAAGT GGgcctgtgatctcacactggatccaaacacagcaaacactcgACTCGTGCTGTCTGATGAGAACAGGAGGATCACACATGAGTATGAGCATCAGCAGTATCCCGAtcatccagagagatttgatgATGTTCCTCAGGTTCTGTGTGTTGAGACCCtgactggacgctgttactgggagactgAATGGAGCGGAGATAATGCTGATATATCAGTCTCATATAAAGGAATCAGCAGGAAAGGAGTGAGAGAAGGCTGTATGTTTGGATGGAATGACAAATCCTGGAGTCTGGATTGCTCTGATGACAGATTCACTGTCTGGCACGATAAAAACAGCACAGAAATACCTGCTGACGCTTCATCCTCTAAGAGAGTAGGAGTGTATGTGGACGTGTCGGCCGgctctctgtccttctacagcgtctctgacacacacacactcacacacttacacacactcaacaccacattcactgaacccctctGTGCTGGATTTACAGTTTATTATGAATCCTCAGTGTCTCTGTGCGATATTAAACAATAG
- the LOC127952144 gene encoding NACHT, LRR and PYD domains-containing protein 12 isoform X4, which produces MENSESSERSSSADPSCVSLKSDRRRGLRSDLSDAPVTSDPRIFRMRTRKRKRSSSPDPSCVSLKSDRSTHRAFRDRSISRGAASVFCLNNTSVTASLNKHIQPVNEELQRVKEQHKTSMKNKYERLCEGLNSIYTQLYITEGEREGVNEEHEVLQMEKTARTQHSQDTRIDCNDIFKASAEAGSEEKEQIKTVLTKGIAGIGKTVSVQKFILDWAEGKANQDVDFMFVLPFRELNLIRDHQYSLHRLLLDFHPELQDLDSQIYEECKVVFIFDGLDESRITLMFSDAQKVCDVTETSSVAVLMSKLMKGELLPSALIWITSRPAAANQIPSKYIHRLTEIQGFTEPQKEEYFRKRISDEHQASRIISHIRRARSLHIMCHIPVFCWISSTVLQKLLEEDLSAEIPQTLTEMYIHFLLIQINMRKQKYEERDPEKLLPSNREVIVKLAEVAFKQLMKGNVMFYEEDLIESGIDVTDASVYSEIFKEEPVIHQRKVYSFIHLSFQEFLAALYVIDCYLIKSMEPLQFFLHEFRSYRFNVSLYNLLRSAVNKALKSKNGRLDLFLRFLLGVSLESNQRLLQDLLTHTQNSSRSIRETTRDIKEMIKDAHDSYRLSAAQSINLFLCLLEVKDQTLFREIQEFVKSDKHTMKKLSPPRCSIIAYMIQMSEKPLDELNPMRYNTSAEGRRRLIPAVINCRKALLSGCGLSDQHCEIVSSALQSSNSVLRELDLSNNDLQDSGVKFISDGLKSPNCQLQILRLSSCMVSEEGCSYLSSALSSNPSHLRELDLSYNHPGPSGVQLLKHKLEDPDYKLQILNLAHGGEIRMRAGPRKWACDLTLDPNTANTRLVLSDENRRITHEYEHQQYPDHPERFDDVPQVLCVETLTGRCYWETEWSGDNADISVSYKGISRKGVREGCMFGWNDKSWSLDCSDDRFTVWHDKNSTEIPADASSSKRVGVYVDVSAGSLSFYSVSDTHTLTHLHTLNTTFTEPLCAGFTVYYESSVSLCDIKQ; this is translated from the exons ATGGAGAACAGCGAGAGCAGTGAGAGATCTTCATCTGCTGATcccagctgtgtgtctctgaagagtgacAGACGCAGAGGTCTTCGTTCTGACCTCAGCGATGCTCCAGTGACTTCTGACCCCAG gATCTTCAGGATGAGgacgaggaagaggaagagatctTCATCTCCGGATcccagctgtgtgtctctgaagagtgacAGATCCACGCA CAGAGCATTTCGAGATAGAAGCATCTCTCGAGGAGCCGCCTCTGTCTTCTGTCTGAACAACACGAGCGTCACAGCGTCCCTGAATAAACATATCCAACCAGTGAATGAGGAACTACAGAGAGTCAAAgagcagcacaaaaccagcatgaagaacaagtatgagagaTTGTGTGAGGGACTGAACAGcatctacacacagctctacatcacagagggagagagagaaggagtgaatgaagaacatgaggttttacagatggagaaaacagccagaacacaacactcacaagacACTCGAATCgactgcaatgacatctttaaagcctccgctgaagcaggatctgaggagaaagagcagatcaagactgttcttactaaaggcatcgctggaatcggaaaaaccgtctctgtgcagaagttcattctggactgggccgagggaaaagccaatcaggatgtagatttcatgtttgtgcttccatttcgagagctgaacttgatccgagatcatcagtacagtcttcacagacttctgctggactttcatcctgaacttcaagatctggactcacagatttatgaggagtgtaaagttgtgttcatctttgatggtctggatgaaagcagaatcacactgatgttttcagacgctcagaaagtttgtgatgtgactgagacttcatcagtggctgtgttgatgtcaaagctgatgaaaggagagctgcttccctctgctctcatctggatcacctccagaccagcagcagccaatcagatcccctccaaatacatccaccgtctgacagagattcagggattcactgagcctcagaaggaggaatatttcaggaagagaatcagtgatgagcatcaagccagcagaatcatctcacacatcagaagagcaagaagcctccacatcatgtgccacatccccgtcttctgctggatctcatccactgtgcttcagaagctcctggaagaagatctgagtgcagaaatccctcaaactctgactgaaatgtacatccacttcctgctgattcagatcaacatgaggaagcagaagtatgaagagagagatccagagaaactcctgccgtccaacagagaagtgattgtgaaacttgctgaagtggctttcaaacagctgatgaagggcaatgtgatgttctatgaggaggacctgattgagagcgGCATAGACGTCACTGACGCCTCGGTGTATTCtgagatctttaaggaggaacctgtgattcatcagaggaaagtttacagcttcattcatctgagCTTTCAGGAGTTTCTCGCTGCTCTCTATGTAATTGACTGCTATTTAATTAAGAGCATGGAGCCACTGCAGTTTTTTCTGCATGAATTCAGATCTTACAGATTTAATGTCTCTCTGTATAATCTCCTGAGATCAGCAGTGAATAAAGCTCTCAAGAGTAAGAATGGACGTCTGGATCTGTTCCTGCGGTTCCTGCTGGgcgtctcactggagtccaatcagagactcttacaggatctactgacacacacacagaacagctcAAGGAGCATCAGAGAAACCACACGGGACATTAAAGAGATGATCAAAGATGCACATGATAGTTATCGTCTCTCAGCTGCtcaatccatcaatctgttcctctgtctgctggaagtgaaagACCAGACTCTGTTcagagagattcaggagtttgtgaaatcagacaaacacACAATGAAGAAACTCTCTCCTCCTCGCTGCTCAATAATCGCTTACATGATTCAGATGTCAGAGAAGCCTCTGGATGAACTGAACCCAATGAGATACAACACATCAGCTGAGGGGAGAAGAAGACTGATACCAGCTGTGATCAACTGCAGAAAAGCTCT ACTTTCTGGCTGTGGTCTCTCAGATCAGCATTGTGAAATTGtgtcttcagctctacaatcctcaaacagtgtcctgagagagctggatctgagtaacaatgacctgcaggactctggtgtaaagtttatttctgatggactgaagagtccaaactgtcagctgcagatactgag GTTGTCAAGCTGCATGGTGTCAGAGGAAGGCTGTAGTtatttgtcttcagctctgagttcaaacccctcacacctgagagagctggatctgagctacaatcacccgGGACCATCAGGAGTCCAGCTGCTCAAACACAAACTGGAGGATCCAGACTATAAACTACAGATACTCAA ttTAGCTCATGGAGGAGAGATCAGGATGAGAGCAGGACCACGAAAGT GGgcctgtgatctcacactggatccaaacacagcaaacactcgACTCGTGCTGTCTGATGAGAACAGGAGGATCACACATGAGTATGAGCATCAGCAGTATCCCGAtcatccagagagatttgatgATGTTCCTCAGGTTCTGTGTGTTGAGACCCtgactggacgctgttactgggagactgAATGGAGCGGAGATAATGCTGATATATCAGTCTCATATAAAGGAATCAGCAGGAAAGGAGTGAGAGAAGGCTGTATGTTTGGATGGAATGACAAATCCTGGAGTCTGGATTGCTCTGATGACAGATTCACTGTCTGGCACGATAAAAACAGCACAGAAATACCTGCTGACGCTTCATCCTCTAAGAGAGTAGGAGTGTATGTGGACGTGTCGGCCGgctctctgtccttctacagcgtctctgacacacacacactcacacacttacacacactcaacaccacattcactgaacccctctGTGCTGGATTTACAGTTTATTATGAATCCTCAGTGTCTCTGTGCGATATTAAACAATAG
- the LOC127952144 gene encoding NACHT, LRR and PYD domains-containing protein 12 isoform X3, which translates to MENSESSERSSSADHSCVSLKSDRRRGLRSDLSDAPVTSDPRIFRMRTRKRKRSSSPDPSCVSLKSDRSTHRAFRDRSISRGAASVFCLNNTSVTASLNKHIQPVNEELQRVKEQHKTSMKNKYERLCEGLNSIYTQLYITEGEREGVNEEHEVLQMEKTARTQHSQDTRIDCNDIFKASAEAGSEEKEQIKTVLTKGIAGIGKTVSVQKFILDWAEGKANQDVDFMFVLPFRELNLIRDHQYSLHRLLLDFHPELQDLDSQIYEECKVVFIFDGLDESRITLMFSDAQKVCDVTETSSVAVLMSKLMKGELLPSALIWITSRPAAANQIPSKYIHRLTEIQGFTEPQKEEYFRKRISDEHQASRIISHIRRARSLHIMCHIPVFCWISSTVLQKLLEEDLSAEIPQTLTEMYIHFLLIQINMRKQKYEERDPEKLLPSNREVIVKLAEVAFKQLMKGNVMFYEEDLIESGIDVTDASVYSEIFKEEPVIHQRKVYSFIHLSFQEFLAALYVIDCYLIKSMEPLQFFLHEFRSYRFNVSLYNLLRSAVNKALKSKNGRLDLFLRFLLGVSLESNQRLLQDLLTHTQNSSRSIRETTRDIKEMIKDAHDSYRLSAAQSINLFLCLLEVKDQTLFREIQEFVKSDKHTMKKLSPPRCSIIAYMIQMSEKPLDELNPMRYNTSAEGRRRLIPAVINCRKALLSGCGLSDQHCEIVSSALQSSNSVLRELDLSNNDLQDSGVKFISDGLKSPNCQLQILRLSSCMVSEEGCSYLSSALSSNPSHLRELDLSYNHPGPSGVQLLKHKLEDPDYKLQILNLAHGGEIRMRAGPRKWACDLTLDPNTANTRLVLSDENRRITHEYEHQQYPDHPERFDDVPQVLCVETLTGRCYWETEWSGDNADISVSYKGISRKGVREGCMFGWNDKSWSLDCSDDRFTVWHDKNSTEIPADASSSKRVGVYVDVSAGSLSFYSVSDTHTLTHLHTLNTTFTEPLCAGFTVYYESSVSLCDIKQ; encoded by the exons GTCTTCGTTCTGACCTCAGCGATGCTCCAGTGACTTCTGACCCCAG gATCTTCAGGATGAGgacgaggaagaggaagagatctTCATCTCCGGATcccagctgtgtgtctctgaagagtgacAGATCCACGCA CAGAGCATTTCGAGATAGAAGCATCTCTCGAGGAGCCGCCTCTGTCTTCTGTCTGAACAACACGAGCGTCACAGCGTCCCTGAATAAACATATCCAACCAGTGAATGAGGAACTACAGAGAGTCAAAgagcagcacaaaaccagcatgaagaacaagtatgagagaTTGTGTGAGGGACTGAACAGcatctacacacagctctacatcacagagggagagagagaaggagtgaatgaagaacatgaggttttacagatggagaaaacagccagaacacaacactcacaagacACTCGAATCgactgcaatgacatctttaaagcctccgctgaagcaggatctgaggagaaagagcagatcaagactgttcttactaaaggcatcgctggaatcggaaaaaccgtctctgtgcagaagttcattctggactgggccgagggaaaagccaatcaggatgtagatttcatgtttgtgcttccatttcgagagctgaacttgatccgagatcatcagtacagtcttcacagacttctgctggactttcatcctgaacttcaagatctggactcacagatttatgaggagtgtaaagttgtgttcatctttgatggtctggatgaaagcagaatcacactgatgttttcagacgctcagaaagtttgtgatgtgactgagacttcatcagtggctgtgttgatgtcaaagctgatgaaaggagagctgcttccctctgctctcatctggatcacctccagaccagcagcagccaatcagatcccctccaaatacatccaccgtctgacagagattcagggattcactgagcctcagaaggaggaatatttcaggaagagaatcagtgatgagcatcaagccagcagaatcatctcacacatcagaagagcaagaagcctccacatcatgtgccacatccccgtcttctgctggatctcatccactgtgcttcagaagctcctggaagaagatctgagtgcagaaatccctcaaactctgactgaaatgtacatccacttcctgctgattcagatcaacatgaggaagcagaagtatgaagagagagatccagagaaactcctgccgtccaacagagaagtgattgtgaaacttgctgaagtggctttcaaacagctgatgaagggcaatgtgatgttctatgaggaggacctgattgagagcgGCATAGACGTCACTGACGCCTCGGTGTATTCtgagatctttaaggaggaacctgtgattcatcagaggaaagtttacagcttcattcatctgagCTTTCAGGAGTTTCTCGCTGCTCTCTATGTAATTGACTGCTATTTAATTAAGAGCATGGAGCCACTGCAGTTTTTTCTGCATGAATTCAGATCTTACAGATTTAATGTCTCTCTGTATAATCTCCTGAGATCAGCAGTGAATAAAGCTCTCAAGAGTAAGAATGGACGTCTGGATCTGTTCCTGCGGTTCCTGCTGGgcgtctcactggagtccaatcagagactcttacaggatctactgacacacacacagaacagctcAAGGAGCATCAGAGAAACCACACGGGACATTAAAGAGATGATCAAAGATGCACATGATAGTTATCGTCTCTCAGCTGCtcaatccatcaatctgttcctctgtctgctggaagtgaaagACCAGACTCTGTTcagagagattcaggagtttgtgaaatcagacaaacacACAATGAAGAAACTCTCTCCTCCTCGCTGCTCAATAATCGCTTACATGATTCAGATGTCAGAGAAGCCTCTGGATGAACTGAACCCAATGAGATACAACACATCAGCTGAGGGGAGAAGAAGACTGATACCAGCTGTGATCAACTGCAGAAAAGCTCT ACTTTCTGGCTGTGGTCTCTCAGATCAGCATTGTGAAATTGtgtcttcagctctacaatcctcaaacagtgtcctgagagagctggatctgagtaacaatgacctgcaggactctggtgtaaagtttatttctgatggactgaagagtccaaactgtcagctgcagatactgag GTTGTCAAGCTGCATGGTGTCAGAGGAAGGCTGTAGTtatttgtcttcagctctgagttcaaacccctcacacctgagagagctggatctgagctacaatcacccgGGACCATCAGGAGTCCAGCTGCTCAAACACAAACTGGAGGATCCAGACTATAAACTACAGATACTCAA ttTAGCTCATGGAGGAGAGATCAGGATGAGAGCAGGACCACGAAAGT GGgcctgtgatctcacactggatccaaacacagcaaacactcgACTCGTGCTGTCTGATGAGAACAGGAGGATCACACATGAGTATGAGCATCAGCAGTATCCCGAtcatccagagagatttgatgATGTTCCTCAGGTTCTGTGTGTTGAGACCCtgactggacgctgttactgggagactgAATGGAGCGGAGATAATGCTGATATATCAGTCTCATATAAAGGAATCAGCAGGAAAGGAGTGAGAGAAGGCTGTATGTTTGGATGGAATGACAAATCCTGGAGTCTGGATTGCTCTGATGACAGATTCACTGTCTGGCACGATAAAAACAGCACAGAAATACCTGCTGACGCTTCATCCTCTAAGAGAGTAGGAGTGTATGTGGACGTGTCGGCCGgctctctgtccttctacagcgtctctgacacacacacactcacacacttacacacactcaacaccacattcactgaacccctctGTGCTGGATTTACAGTTTATTATGAATCCTCAGTGTCTCTGTGCGATATTAAACAATAG